A window from Armatimonas rosea encodes these proteins:
- the hisD gene encoding histidinol dehydrogenase — protein MRRLDFRPNATEPATIGSARALFDTRFSDIQDSAEQTVREILAAVKTGGDAAVLDYTRRFDYAQASALRVPEAAIAAAVERIQGTPLWGAMEKSAARIADFHRRQLRESWVTLSTPGETLGQKITALRRVGIYIPGGAAAYPSTVLMVGVPAKVAGVRELALTTPPSKETGLPPDGTLAAAALVGITEVYAVGGAQAIGALAYGTQSVPRVDKIVGPGNVYVNLAKRQVFGTVGIDMLAGPSEVGVLVDSTTDPETAARELICQTEHDPLNSALLATTSEATAEAILAAIERQLSDLPRAAVVRQALAERSFLALTETLSQAIAVVNAYAPEHLHVLCAEPWSVLPRIENAGAILLGPHSNAALGDYVAGPSHTLPTAGCARFASPLNVDDFLKKSSIVAFDQETAATLAALAQTFGRYEGLEGHARAAV, from the coding sequence ATGCGCCGCCTAGACTTTCGTCCCAACGCCACGGAGCCCGCCACAATCGGCTCCGCCCGTGCCCTCTTCGATACCCGCTTCTCCGACATTCAGGACTCCGCCGAGCAGACCGTGCGGGAGATCCTCGCGGCGGTCAAGACTGGCGGCGACGCTGCAGTTCTCGACTACACGCGCCGCTTTGACTACGCCCAGGCGAGTGCCCTCCGGGTGCCCGAGGCGGCGATTGCAGCGGCGGTGGAGCGCATCCAGGGCACCCCGCTCTGGGGCGCGATGGAAAAATCCGCGGCCCGGATCGCGGACTTTCACCGGCGGCAGCTCCGCGAGAGCTGGGTGACCCTCTCGACACCGGGGGAGACCCTGGGGCAGAAGATCACAGCGCTACGCCGCGTGGGGATCTACATTCCGGGTGGCGCGGCGGCCTACCCAAGCACCGTGCTGATGGTCGGGGTTCCGGCGAAGGTCGCGGGGGTGCGCGAGCTCGCCCTGACCACGCCACCGTCCAAGGAGACCGGCCTCCCGCCCGATGGGACACTCGCGGCAGCGGCGCTGGTGGGAATCACAGAGGTCTACGCGGTCGGTGGGGCGCAGGCAATTGGGGCGCTGGCCTACGGCACCCAGAGTGTCCCCCGTGTCGATAAGATTGTCGGGCCGGGCAATGTCTATGTCAACCTTGCCAAGCGCCAGGTCTTTGGCACCGTGGGGATCGACATGCTCGCCGGGCCGAGCGAGGTCGGCGTGCTGGTCGACTCCACCACCGACCCGGAGACCGCCGCCCGTGAGCTCATCTGCCAGACCGAGCACGACCCGCTCAACTCCGCGCTGCTGGCCACCACCAGCGAGGCCACCGCCGAGGCGATCCTGGCCGCGATCGAGCGCCAGCTCTCCGATCTCCCGCGAGCCGCCGTGGTCCGCCAAGCCCTCGCCGAGCGCTCGTTTCTGGCGCTAACCGAGACCCTCTCCCAAGCGATTGCGGTGGTGAACGCCTACGCCCCCGAGCACCTGCACGTCCTCTGCGCCGAGCCCTGGAGTGTCCTGCCGCGGATCGAGAACGCCGGGGCGATCCTGCTGGGGCCGCACAGCAACGCCGCCCTCGGGGACTATGTCGCGGGGCCGAGCCACACGCTCCCCACCGCCGGCTGCGCCCGGTTTGCCTCACCGCTCAATGTCGATGATTTCCTCAAGAAGTCCAGTATTGTCGCCTTCGACCAGGAGACCGCCGCCACGCTCGCCGCGCTTGCCCAGACCTTTGGGCGCTACGAAGGACTAGAGGGCCACGCCCGCGCGGCGGTCTAG
- a CDS encoding polysaccharide deacetylase family protein: MNPKRLSVLLLAGGTAAAGAIAFSLRAQDRRFYLTEPVAGVAHAQTPATPAVDGAKLKANEIGRIPIVMYHSIDEPGTKYDAHGLNIHGETFRKHLTMMAKAGWYPMNARDIYIPEKLQAVPAGMTPVGLTFDDARGSQFRYKKDGTIDPNCIVGILESFHKKYGEKWPRAGTFFALPKSSYNPTPFWQAGLEKKKCQWLVDNGYELSNHSFAHKFMTPMNAAQVREAVWGCVRDIRKLAPSATMDTFCVPYGAYPKDKSTWDVILKDPQGQYKNLVAFKAWGDESYAPGDKRFDPRIVDRIGVDNGYFEAVYARLTKSGKLYVSDGDPATMTVPRSWQDYVSAHRPGDLPVTFYGEAKPKTTAKAKPKAAGKKKAAAPVAKKPKQP; encoded by the coding sequence ATGAACCCAAAGCGTCTCTCTGTTCTCCTCCTCGCAGGCGGCACCGCAGCTGCCGGAGCCATCGCGTTCTCCCTGCGTGCCCAGGATCGTCGTTTCTACCTTACCGAGCCGGTCGCGGGTGTGGCGCACGCACAAACGCCCGCCACACCCGCGGTGGATGGGGCCAAGCTCAAGGCCAATGAGATCGGGCGCATCCCGATTGTCATGTACCACTCCATCGACGAGCCCGGGACCAAGTACGATGCCCACGGCCTCAATATTCATGGCGAGACCTTCCGCAAGCACCTGACCATGATGGCCAAGGCGGGCTGGTACCCGATGAACGCCCGCGACATCTACATCCCCGAGAAGCTCCAGGCGGTCCCCGCGGGCATGACCCCGGTCGGGCTGACCTTCGACGATGCCCGGGGCTCGCAGTTCCGCTACAAGAAAGACGGCACGATCGACCCGAACTGTATCGTCGGGATTCTGGAGAGCTTCCATAAGAAATACGGTGAGAAGTGGCCGCGTGCGGGGACCTTTTTTGCCCTGCCGAAGTCGTCGTACAACCCCACTCCCTTCTGGCAGGCGGGGCTGGAGAAGAAGAAGTGCCAGTGGCTGGTGGACAATGGCTACGAGCTCTCCAACCATAGCTTTGCCCATAAGTTCATGACCCCCATGAACGCCGCCCAGGTCCGCGAGGCGGTCTGGGGGTGCGTCCGGGATATCCGCAAGCTCGCCCCCAGTGCGACCATGGACACGTTCTGCGTCCCCTACGGTGCCTACCCCAAGGACAAGAGTACCTGGGACGTGATCCTCAAGGACCCGCAAGGGCAGTACAAGAACCTGGTTGCCTTCAAGGCCTGGGGCGATGAGTCCTACGCACCCGGTGATAAGCGCTTCGATCCCAGGATAGTGGACCGAATCGGGGTGGACAATGGCTACTTCGAGGCGGTCTACGCGCGCCTTACCAAGAGTGGAAAGCTCTACGTGAGCGACGGCGACCCCGCGACGATGACGGTTCCCCGGAGCTGGCAGGACTATGTCTCCGCACACCGACCGGGCGACCTGCCGGTGACGTTCTACGGCGAGGCAAAGCCGAAGACGACAGCGAAGGCAAAACCCAAGGCCGCCGGAAAGAAAAAAGCGGCGGCACCTGTAGCAAAAAAGCCAAAACAGCCATAA
- a CDS encoding SDR family NAD(P)-dependent oxidoreductase, producing the protein MPQQFHRAIVVGGSSGIGRELVTQLAASGCQVASLARRDQPQGENIRTYAHDVTDFAAIPALFQQICLDLGGLDLLVYASGVMPPVRPDEFSFDKDKQMVDVNVLGAVAWCNEAAQRFGQAGSGTIVGIGSVAGDRGRAPKPVYGATKAFFECYLESLRNRIGSKGVAVVTIKPGPTDTPMAADHVGAKFPVAEAARQILSAARAGKRVAYIPWTMALAFFIIRRLPSPLMQRLKF; encoded by the coding sequence ATGCCACAGCAATTTCACCGGGCTATCGTGGTCGGGGGGTCGTCGGGGATTGGGCGCGAGCTCGTGACACAGCTCGCGGCCTCCGGTTGCCAGGTCGCCTCGCTCGCCCGCCGCGACCAGCCCCAGGGCGAGAATATCCGCACCTACGCCCACGATGTCACCGACTTCGCCGCGATCCCTGCCCTCTTCCAGCAGATCTGTCTCGACCTAGGCGGGCTCGACCTGCTGGTCTACGCATCGGGGGTCATGCCTCCCGTCAGGCCCGATGAGTTCAGCTTCGACAAGGACAAGCAGATGGTCGATGTCAATGTCCTGGGAGCGGTTGCCTGGTGCAACGAAGCGGCGCAGCGCTTCGGGCAGGCCGGGAGTGGGACGATTGTCGGGATCGGCTCGGTTGCGGGAGACCGTGGCCGCGCCCCCAAGCCGGTCTACGGCGCGACCAAGGCCTTCTTTGAGTGCTACCTGGAGTCGCTGCGAAACCGCATTGGGAGCAAAGGGGTCGCCGTGGTCACCATCAAGCCCGGCCCCACCGATACCCCCATGGCCGCAGACCATGTCGGGGCGAAGTTTCCGGTCGCCGAGGCAGCCCGTCAGATTCTCAGCGCGGCACGGGCGGGCAAGCGGGTGGCCTACATTCCCTGGACGATGGCCCTCGCCTTCTTTATCATCCGCCGGCTGCCGTCGCCGCTCATGCAGAGGCTAAAGTTTTGA
- a CDS encoding FAD-binding oxidoreductase, with product MSCPLPKDRIERVSAWGMNTHTTGYVFRPTTVAGIQEALDTARQHGRFVALRGSGCSYGDASLGAENVVLDITRMNRILSWDPIKGVAECEPGVTIKQLWQYTLGDGWWPYVVSGTMFPTLAGAAAMNIHGKNNFRVGTIGDHILEFDLLLPSGELRTCSREQDPELFHAAIGGFGMLGVFTRIKIELKKVYSGHLRVTPIGVKNWREMFSEFDKHLPDSDYLVGWVDCFGAGAASGRGQIHRADYLKPGEDTIPAQTLQVAHQELPDTLFGLLPKSIMWKFIKPFTNDLGMRLINSLKYLSSVTLTQGKVHDVTHAGFAFLLDYVPGWKYAYLPDGLIQYQSFIPKETAEKCFADQLALCQKRGIVPYLGVFKRHKTDPFLMTHSVDGYSFALDFKITQKNRAALWALAAELDALVLAAGGRFYFAKDITLHPDRLQSYLAEERVQRFLALKQQLDPESLLQTDLFRRIFGKK from the coding sequence TTGAGCTGCCCCCTACCCAAAGACCGCATCGAGCGGGTGAGTGCGTGGGGCATGAACACCCACACCACCGGCTATGTCTTCCGCCCCACGACGGTCGCGGGCATCCAAGAGGCGCTGGACACCGCACGCCAGCACGGGCGCTTTGTGGCCCTGCGCGGCTCCGGCTGCTCCTACGGGGATGCATCGCTCGGCGCGGAGAATGTCGTGCTGGACATCACCCGCATGAACCGGATTCTCTCCTGGGACCCGATCAAGGGAGTCGCGGAGTGCGAGCCGGGCGTGACCATCAAGCAGCTCTGGCAGTACACCCTCGGCGATGGCTGGTGGCCCTACGTGGTCTCGGGGACGATGTTTCCGACCCTGGCGGGGGCCGCCGCGATGAATATCCACGGCAAGAACAACTTCCGGGTCGGAACAATCGGGGACCATATCCTGGAGTTTGATCTGCTGCTCCCGTCGGGCGAGCTGCGCACCTGCAGCCGCGAGCAAGACCCCGAGCTCTTCCATGCCGCGATCGGGGGCTTCGGGATGCTGGGAGTCTTCACGCGCATCAAGATCGAGCTCAAAAAGGTCTACTCGGGCCACCTGCGGGTCACGCCTATCGGGGTCAAGAACTGGCGCGAGATGTTCTCCGAGTTTGACAAGCACCTCCCCGACTCGGACTACCTGGTCGGCTGGGTGGACTGCTTCGGGGCGGGCGCGGCGAGCGGGCGCGGCCAGATCCACCGCGCGGACTACCTCAAGCCCGGCGAGGACACGATCCCCGCACAGACCCTCCAAGTGGCACACCAGGAGCTCCCCGACACCCTCTTTGGGCTACTTCCCAAGAGCATCATGTGGAAGTTCATCAAGCCCTTCACCAACGACCTTGGCATGCGCCTCATCAACAGCCTCAAGTACCTGTCGTCGGTGACCCTCACCCAAGGGAAGGTCCACGATGTCACCCATGCGGGATTTGCCTTTTTGCTGGACTACGTCCCGGGCTGGAAGTACGCCTACCTGCCCGATGGCCTGATCCAGTACCAGAGCTTTATTCCTAAGGAGACCGCCGAGAAGTGCTTCGCGGACCAGCTCGCGCTCTGCCAGAAGCGTGGGATCGTTCCGTATCTCGGGGTGTTCAAGCGCCACAAGACCGACCCGTTTCTCATGACCCACTCGGTCGATGGCTACTCTTTTGCGCTGGACTTCAAGATCACCCAGAAGAACCGAGCGGCGCTCTGGGCGCTGGCGGCGGAGCTGGATGCCCTTGTCCTCGCCGCGGGGGGGCGCTTCTACTTCGCCAAGGACATCACCCTCCACCCCGACCGGCTCCAGAGCTATCTGGCCGAGGAGCGTGTCCAGCGCTTTCTCGCGCTCAAGCAGCAGCTCGACCCCGAGAGCCTCCTCCAGACCGATCTCTTCCGCCGTATCTTCGGAAAAAAATAA
- a CDS encoding PEP-CTERM sorting domain-containing protein (PEP-CTERM proteins occur, often in large numbers, in the proteomes of bacteria that also encode an exosortase, a predicted intramembrane cysteine proteinase. The presence of a PEP-CTERM domain at a protein's C-terminus predicts cleavage within the sorting domain, followed by covalent anchoring to some some component of the (usually Gram-negative) cell surface. Many PEP-CTERM proteins exhibit an unusual sequence composition that includes large numbers of potential glycosylation sites. Expression of one such protein has been shown restore the ability of a bacterium to form floc, a type of biofilm.), giving the protein MTLRKLVLSATVALLASAAHAQLSVTLLTPAQSGLHNGTVTYEATLTNLGGSALDITGSGFTVIGTPAGLSIDDSPLFLNFPATFGSGASFTGELFNIFIGDSATISVGDYFGDFTVQTSAGDTTQNWQLSVVSAAGSAPEPTTVALLLAGTLVVLRRRPARILGQE; this is encoded by the coding sequence ATGACTCTTCGTAAACTCGTGCTCTCGGCAACTGTTGCCCTCCTCGCCTCGGCGGCCCACGCGCAGCTCTCGGTGACCCTTCTCACACCGGCTCAGAGTGGACTCCATAACGGGACGGTGACCTACGAGGCAACGCTGACAAACCTAGGCGGTAGCGCACTGGATATAACGGGCAGTGGTTTTACGGTAATCGGCACGCCGGCGGGACTCAGTATCGACGATAGCCCGCTCTTTCTGAACTTTCCCGCTACCTTTGGCTCGGGGGCAAGCTTCACTGGGGAGCTCTTTAATATCTTTATCGGTGACTCTGCGACCATCTCTGTGGGGGACTACTTTGGAGACTTCACCGTGCAGACATCGGCGGGAGACACCACCCAAAACTGGCAGCTCTCGGTTGTCTCCGCGGCGGGCAGTGCTCCCGAGCCCACGACAGTCGCCTTGCTCTTGGCCGGAACGCTCGTCGTTCTCCGTCGCCGACCCGCGCGTATTCTCGGGCAAGAATGA
- a CDS encoding DUF11 domain-containing protein, producing the protein MKRVSWGFVAALVGSQAQAMERPIIFEERAPAQFLAHAHGFQLGLSGAGARLTLPDGRRVGLAPVAARSVPLEADGARSIMNAYHGNRPEAWRTGRHASSALRQRGLWQGIDLCWYSQNGELEYDLIVAPGSDPRKIGFRTHGATPRLLPNGTLAMGTLRWKPPVAYQLQAGKRVSVPVRYTLSKGGVLGFSTGRYDRKKPLVIDPALVSSSFLGGSGQEYVFGVTTDASGAAYVMGATTSGGAGRKDLFVSKISAAGTLVYTTFIGGSNNEGGSDLGGIAVDSAGNAFVTSDTFSTDFPATPGAFQTTSGGRLDAALVKLSPTGALLWASYYGGTQDEFPAAVAVSPTGQPVIVGQTTSSDLSTTPGAFQRARGVGNDGFIARFPSGGNGLLYGTFLGGNDLDFVAAATYSASGNLYVTGGTYSSNFPILLPPGASHLGLGGGSDTFVARFNPDDSVGYINRFGGSNEDQPKFSGALTVDSLENVTVVGETNSTNFPVYGGLQSAPQGSMDGFVFQLGPTGLRNWATYLGGSGFDSAFAVSADAGGMLYITGTSSSNNFPLDGAFFTNPGAYALRLTSSGALAGSTFLDRQLGVAGIVSIPTALGDAWVAGSTSSTTMPTRDAFQPSFGGGFSDGFLSRLHFDAVDLEVTQTAAPYTYYSGDVATFTIRVTNIGPDAASNVTLTDTISGTELADPDNHATLTLLGADTTLGSLTISGRVVTVNLGTMVPGATATIRVSVRMTVETANLAVFSQAVVATTPTDARPRNNTSTTSLLTHVDTRPRIVSLSPSAVAAGSPDFELTVRGQNFLPGSVVRVNGLLRSTTYIDSYLVRAQVRAGDVSAPGVVPITVQTPEGTSPAAPLTVGTPRLSLSATARVAPGGGWLLDVRVLNSGTAAALSTLLNAATLGSTSTTSSLPQLLGTIGTSGAATTTLAFPAGSGVSGNSALLRLSGSHALGTFGGTLRVLLP; encoded by the coding sequence ATGAAGCGCGTATCTTGGGGATTTGTAGCGGCACTAGTAGGCAGCCAGGCACAGGCTATGGAGCGGCCCATTATCTTTGAAGAGAGGGCACCGGCACAGTTTCTCGCCCACGCTCATGGATTCCAGCTTGGGCTGAGTGGGGCAGGGGCACGGCTGACACTCCCGGATGGGAGGCGTGTTGGGCTCGCTCCTGTGGCAGCCCGCTCCGTACCACTGGAGGCAGACGGCGCACGTAGCATCATGAACGCCTACCACGGGAACCGGCCCGAGGCCTGGCGCACCGGGCGCCATGCCAGCAGTGCGCTACGCCAGCGCGGGCTCTGGCAGGGAATCGACCTGTGCTGGTACAGCCAGAATGGGGAGCTGGAGTACGATCTGATCGTCGCGCCCGGCAGTGATCCTAGAAAGATTGGCTTTCGCACCCACGGAGCCACCCCGCGCCTGTTGCCCAACGGAACCCTGGCAATGGGGACGCTACGCTGGAAGCCGCCCGTCGCCTACCAGCTCCAGGCCGGAAAGCGAGTCTCGGTACCCGTGCGGTACACGCTGAGCAAGGGGGGAGTCCTGGGGTTCTCCACGGGGCGCTACGACCGGAAAAAGCCCTTGGTGATCGACCCCGCTCTGGTCTCCAGTAGCTTTCTAGGGGGCTCGGGTCAAGAGTATGTCTTTGGGGTCACCACAGACGCCAGCGGGGCTGCCTATGTCATGGGCGCAACGACATCCGGGGGGGCGGGGCGCAAAGACCTCTTTGTCAGCAAGATTAGCGCCGCGGGGACACTGGTCTACACCACCTTTATTGGGGGCTCCAACAATGAGGGGGGCTCGGATCTGGGGGGGATCGCGGTCGATAGCGCCGGAAATGCCTTTGTGACCAGCGACACGTTCTCCACGGATTTTCCTGCCACTCCGGGCGCGTTCCAGACGACATCGGGGGGGCGCCTCGATGCCGCTCTGGTGAAGCTTAGTCCCACCGGAGCACTCCTCTGGGCGAGCTACTACGGCGGCACGCAGGACGAGTTCCCCGCTGCGGTTGCCGTTAGTCCCACAGGCCAGCCGGTGATTGTCGGGCAGACCACCTCCTCCGATCTATCCACTACCCCGGGAGCCTTTCAGAGAGCACGTGGAGTAGGAAACGATGGCTTTATCGCCCGCTTCCCCAGCGGCGGAAATGGGCTGCTCTATGGGACGTTTCTGGGGGGCAACGACCTCGATTTTGTCGCCGCGGCGACCTACAGTGCCTCGGGCAACCTCTATGTCACGGGGGGCACCTACTCGTCCAACTTCCCGATTCTTCTGCCACCCGGCGCGAGCCACCTCGGGCTGGGTGGGGGCTCGGATACGTTTGTGGCCCGCTTCAACCCCGACGACTCGGTGGGCTATATCAACCGTTTTGGTGGCTCCAACGAGGATCAGCCTAAGTTCAGCGGGGCGCTCACGGTGGATAGCCTGGAGAATGTCACGGTGGTCGGGGAGACCAACTCGACAAACTTTCCTGTCTACGGGGGACTTCAGTCGGCCCCCCAAGGGAGCATGGATGGCTTTGTCTTTCAGCTTGGGCCAACGGGACTTCGGAACTGGGCGACCTACCTGGGAGGGAGCGGCTTTGACAGTGCCTTCGCGGTCTCTGCCGATGCCGGTGGGATGCTCTACATCACCGGAACGTCGAGCTCAAACAACTTCCCCCTGGACGGGGCGTTCTTTACCAATCCTGGTGCCTACGCGCTTCGCTTGACCTCCAGTGGGGCGCTGGCTGGCTCGACCTTCCTCGATCGGCAGCTCGGTGTCGCCGGGATTGTCTCGATTCCCACGGCACTGGGCGATGCGTGGGTCGCAGGGAGCACCAGCAGTACTACCATGCCGACACGCGATGCCTTTCAGCCAAGCTTTGGCGGAGGCTTCAGCGATGGCTTTCTGAGTCGGCTTCACTTCGATGCGGTCGATCTTGAGGTTACCCAGACCGCTGCGCCCTACACGTACTACTCAGGCGATGTCGCCACGTTTACGATCCGGGTGACCAATATCGGCCCCGATGCCGCGAGCAATGTCACCCTGACCGACACGATCTCGGGCACGGAGCTCGCAGACCCCGACAACCACGCCACCCTGACACTCCTGGGAGCGGATACGACCCTGGGCTCGCTGACAATCTCCGGGCGTGTGGTGACCGTCAACCTGGGGACGATGGTGCCCGGAGCAACCGCGACCATTCGGGTCTCGGTACGGATGACCGTGGAGACGGCAAACCTGGCGGTCTTCAGCCAAGCGGTCGTCGCGACCACGCCCACGGATGCCCGCCCGCGCAACAATACCTCGACCACCTCGCTGCTGACCCATGTGGATACCCGACCTCGGATCGTCTCCCTGAGCCCCAGTGCAGTCGCCGCGGGTAGCCCCGATTTTGAGCTGACGGTACGGGGACAAAACTTCCTCCCCGGCTCCGTGGTGCGGGTCAATGGCCTCCTGCGCTCCACGACCTACATAGACTCCTACCTGGTCCGGGCACAGGTTCGGGCTGGGGATGTCAGCGCGCCAGGCGTGGTCCCGATCACGGTTCAGACTCCCGAGGGAACGTCGCCCGCGGCACCGCTCACCGTCGGCACGCCACGACTAAGCCTCAGCGCGACTGCTCGTGTTGCACCCGGGGGCGGCTGGTTGCTCGATGTCCGTGTGCTGAACTCAGGAACCGCGGCTGCACTGAGTACCCTCCTCAACGCCGCGACTCTTGGCTCCACGTCCACAACGAGTAGCCTCCCGCAGCTGCTGGGAACCATCGGCACCTCCGGGGCAGCGACAACCACCTTGGCATTTCCCGCGGGCTCGGGGGTCTCGGGAAACTCTGCCCTTCTTCGCCTCTCTGGCTCCCATGCCCTCGGCACCTTCGGCGGGACACTGCGCGTGCTCCTGCCCTAA
- a CDS encoding amidohydrolase family protein: MARLTLETLPIIDTHQHLWDFTKFQPPWLKTEPKLNHSMTLKDYAKATAGLNVVKTVYMEVDVAPKQQVAEAKYVAGLSASRKTVMAAGVVSCRPALPGFAAYAKMLAKSPYHPYIKGLRQVLQVPDAPRGLCLQPTYVKNIQLLGELGLSFDICIRPTELSDAAKLVDKCPKTRFILDHCGNGMAANPNQAQWERDIKELAKRPNIVCKVSGIVKTVKPGMNAVEALTPVIVPTLDAFGPDRVMFGGDWPVCNIATTFRGWVETLREIVKDRPEDEQRKLFHDNAEAFYGLKK, encoded by the coding sequence ATGGCTCGTTTGACTCTAGAGACCCTTCCCATTATCGACACCCACCAGCACCTCTGGGACTTCACCAAGTTCCAGCCGCCCTGGCTCAAGACCGAGCCCAAGCTCAACCACAGCATGACGCTCAAGGACTACGCCAAGGCGACTGCGGGGCTGAATGTGGTGAAGACGGTCTACATGGAGGTCGATGTCGCGCCCAAGCAGCAGGTCGCCGAGGCCAAGTATGTCGCCGGGCTCAGTGCGAGCCGTAAGACCGTCATGGCTGCCGGGGTAGTCTCGTGTCGTCCGGCGCTACCGGGCTTTGCCGCCTACGCCAAGATGCTCGCCAAGAGCCCCTACCACCCCTATATCAAGGGCCTGCGCCAGGTACTTCAGGTCCCGGATGCACCGCGCGGTCTCTGCCTCCAGCCGACCTATGTCAAGAATATCCAGCTACTCGGGGAGCTGGGGCTGAGCTTTGATATCTGCATCCGTCCCACCGAGCTCTCGGACGCGGCCAAGCTGGTCGATAAGTGCCCCAAGACCCGCTTTATCCTCGACCACTGCGGCAATGGCATGGCGGCCAACCCCAACCAAGCACAGTGGGAGCGGGATATCAAAGAGCTCGCCAAGCGCCCCAATATCGTCTGCAAGGTCTCCGGGATCGTCAAGACCGTCAAGCCCGGCATGAACGCGGTCGAGGCGCTCACCCCGGTGATTGTCCCCACCCTGGACGCGTTCGGCCCAGATCGGGTGATGTTTGGCGGCGACTGGCCCGTCTGTAATATCGCCACGACTTTCCGTGGCTGGGTAGAGACCCTTCGAGAGATCGTCAAGGACCGCCCCGAGGACGAGCAGCGCAAGCTCTTCCACGACAATGCCGAGGCGTTCTACGGCCTGAAGAAGTAG